Proteins from a single region of Gorilla gorilla gorilla isolate KB3781 chromosome 16, NHGRI_mGorGor1-v2.1_pri, whole genome shotgun sequence:
- the FES gene encoding tyrosine-protein kinase Fes/Fps isoform X5 yields MGFSSELCSPQGHGVLQQMQEAELRLLEGMRKWMAQRVKSDREYAGLLHHMSLQDSGGQSRAISPDSPISQSWAEITSQTEGLSRLLRQHAEDLNSGPLSKLSLLIRERQQLRKTYSEQWQQLQQELTKTHSQDIEKLKSQYRALARDSAQAKRKYQEASKDKDRDKAKDKYVRSLWKLFAHHNRYVLGVRAAQLHHQHHHQLLLPGLLRSLQDLHEEMACILKEILQEYLEISSLVQDEVVAIHREMAAAAARIQPEAEYQGFLRQYGSAPDVPPCVTFDESLLEEGEPLEPGELQLNELTVESVQHTLTSVTDELAVATEMVFRRQEMVTQLQQELRNEEENTHPRERVQLLGKRQVLQEALQGLQVALCSQAKLQAQQELLQTKLEHLGPGEPPPVLLLQDDRHSTSSSEQEREGGRTPTLEILKSHISGIFRPKFSNLYRLEGEGFPSIPLLIDHLLSTQQPLTKKSGVILHRAVPKDKWVLNHEDLVLGEQIGRGNFGEVFSGRLRADNTLVAVKSCRETLPPDLKAKFLQEARILKQYSHPNIVRLIGVCTQKQPIYIVMELVQGGDFLTFLRTEGARLRVKTLLQMVGDAAAGMEYLESKCCIHRDLAARNCLVTEKNVLKISDFGMSREEADGVYAASGGLRQVPVKWTAPEALNYGRYSSESDVWSFGILLWETFSLGASPYPNLSNQQTREFVEKGGRLPCPELCPDAVFRLMEQCWAYEPGQRPSFSTIYQELQSIRKRHR; encoded by the exons ATGGGCTTCTCTTCCGAGCTGTGCAGCCCCCAGGGCCACGGGGTCCTGCAGCAAATGCAGGAGGCCGAGCTTCGTCTACTGGAGGGCATGAGAAAGTGGATGGCCCAGCGGGTCAAGAGTGACAGGGAGTATGCAGGACTGCTTCACCACATGTCCCTGCAGGACAGTGGGGGCCAGAGCCGGGCCATCAGCCCTGACAGCCCCATCAGTCAG TCCTGGGCTGAGATCACCAGCCAAACTGAGGGCCTGAGCCGGTTGCTGCGGCAGCATGCAGAGGATCTGAACTCAGGGCCCCTGAGCAAGCTGAGCCTGCTCATCCGAGAACGGCAGCAGCTTCGCAAGACCTACAGCGAGCAgtggcagcagctgcagcaggagCTCACCAAG aCCCACAGCCAGGACATTGAGAAGCTGAAGAGCCAGTACCGAGCTCTGGCACGGGACAGTGCCCAAGCCAAGCGCAAGTACCAGGAGGCCAGCAAAG ACAAGGACCGTGACAAGGCCAAGGACAAGTACGTGCGCAGCCTGTGGAAGCTCTTTGCTCACCACAACCGCTATGTGCTGGGCGTGCGGGCTGCGCAGCtacaccaccagcaccaccaccagcTCCTGCTGCCCGGCCTGCTGCGGTCACTGCAGGACCTGCACGAGGAGATGGCTTGCATCCT GAAGGAGATCCTGCAGGAATACCTGGAGATTAGCAGCCTGGTGCAGGATGAGGTGGTGGCCATTCACCGGGAGATggctgcagctgctgcccgcATCCAGCCTGAGGCTGAGTACCAAGGCTTCCTGCGACAGTATGG GTCCGCACCTGACGTCCCACCCTGTGTCACATTCGATGAGTCACTGCTTGAGGAGGGTGAACCGCTGGAGCCTGGGGAGCTCCAGCTGAACGAGCTGACTGTGGAGAGCGTGCAGCACAC GCTGACCTCAGTGACAGATGAGCTGGCTGTGGCCACCGAGATGGTGTTCAGGCGGCAGGAGATGGTTACGCAGCTGCAACAGGAGCTCCGGAATGAAGAGGAGAACACCCACCCCCGGGAGCG GGTGCAGCTGCTGGGCAAGAGGCAAGTGCTGCAAGAAGCACTGCAGGGGCTGCAGGTAGCGCTGTGCAGCCAGGCCAAGCTGCAGGCCCAGCAGGAGTTGCTGCAGACCAAGCTGGAGCACCTGGGCCCCGGCGAGCCCCCGCCTGTGCTGCTCCTGCAGGATGACCGCCACTCCACGTCGTCCTCG GAGCAGGAGCGAGAGGGGGGAAGGACGCCCACGCTGGAGATCCTTAAGAGCCACATCTCAGGAATCTTCCGCCCCAAGTTCTCG AACCTGTACCGACTGGAAGGGGAAGGCTTTCCTAGCATTCCTTTGCTCATCGACCACCTACTGAGCACCCAGCAGCCCCTCACCAAGAAGAGTGGTGTCATCCTGCACAGGGCTGTGCCCAAG GACAAGTGGGTGCTGAACCATGAGGACCTGGTGTTGGGTGAGCAGATTGGACGG GGGAACTTTGGCGAAGTGTTCAGCGGACGCCTGCGAGCTGACAACACCCTGGTGGCGGTGAAGTCTTGTCGAGAGACGCTCCCACCTGACCTCAAGGCCAAGTTTCTACAGGAAGCGAG GATCCTGAAGCAGTACAGCCACCCCAACATCGTGCGTCTCATTGGTGTCTGCACCCAGAAGCAGCCCATCTACATCGTCATGGAGCTTGTGCAGG GGGGAGACTTCCTGACCTTCCTCCGCACGGAGGGGGCCCGCCTGCGGGTGAAGACTCTGCTGCAGATGGTGGGGGATGCAGCTGCTGGCATGGAGTACCTGGAGAGCAAGTGCTGCATCCACCG GGACCTGGCTGCTCGGAACTGCCTGGTGACCGAGAAGAATGTCCTGAAGATCAGTGACTTTGGGATGTCCCGAGAGGAAGCTGATGGGGTCTATGCAGCCTCAGGGGGCCTCAGACAAGTCCCCGTGAAGTGGACTGCACCTGAGGCCCTTAACTATG GCCGCTACTCCTCCGAAAGCGACGTGTGGAGCTTTGGCATCTTGCTCTGGGAGACCTTCAGCCTGGGGGCCTCCCCCTATCCCAACCTCAGCAATCAGCAGACACGGGAGTTTG
- the FES gene encoding tyrosine-protein kinase Fes/Fps isoform X2: protein MGFSSELCSPQGHGVLQQMQEAELRLLEGMRKWMAQRVKSDREYAGLLHHMSLQDSGGQSRAISPDSPISQSWAEITSQTEGLSRLLRQHAEDLNSGPLSKLSLLIRERQQLRKTYSEQWQQLQQELTKTHSQDIEKLKSQYRALARDSAQAKRKYQEASKDKDRDKAKDKYVRSLWKLFAHHNRYVLGVRAAQLHHQHHHQLLLPGLLRSLQDLHEEMACILKEILQEYLEISSLVQDEVVAIHREMAAAAARIQPEAEYQGFLRQYGSAPDVPPCVTFDESLLEEGEPLEPGELQLNELTVESVQHTLTSVTDELAVATEMVFRRQEMVTQLQQELRNEEENTHPRERVQLLGKRQVLQEALQGLQVALCSQAKLQAQQELLQTKLEHLGPGEPPPVLLLQDDRHSTSSSEQEREGGRTPTLEILKSHISGIFRPKFSLPPPLQLVPEVQKPLHEQLWYHGAIPRAEVAELLVHSGDFLVRESQGKQEYVLSVLWDGLPRHFIIQSLDNLYRLEGEGFPSIPLLIDHLLSTQQPLTKKSGVILHRAVPKDKWVLNHEDLVLGEQIGRGNFGEVFSGRLRADNTLVAVKSCRETLPPDLKAKFLQEARILKQYSHPNIVRLIGVCTQKQPIYIVMELVQGGDFLTFLRTEGARLRVKTLLQMVGDAAAGMEYLESKCCIHRDLAARNCLVTEKNVLKISDFGMSREEADGVYAASGGLRQVPVKWTAPEALNYGRYSSESDVWSFGILLWETFSLGASPYPNLSNQQTREFVEKGGRLPCPELCPDAVFRLMEQCWAYEPGQRPSFSTIYQELQSIRKRHR, encoded by the exons ATGGGCTTCTCTTCCGAGCTGTGCAGCCCCCAGGGCCACGGGGTCCTGCAGCAAATGCAGGAGGCCGAGCTTCGTCTACTGGAGGGCATGAGAAAGTGGATGGCCCAGCGGGTCAAGAGTGACAGGGAGTATGCAGGACTGCTTCACCACATGTCCCTGCAGGACAGTGGGGGCCAGAGCCGGGCCATCAGCCCTGACAGCCCCATCAGTCAG TCCTGGGCTGAGATCACCAGCCAAACTGAGGGCCTGAGCCGGTTGCTGCGGCAGCATGCAGAGGATCTGAACTCAGGGCCCCTGAGCAAGCTGAGCCTGCTCATCCGAGAACGGCAGCAGCTTCGCAAGACCTACAGCGAGCAgtggcagcagctgcagcaggagCTCACCAAG aCCCACAGCCAGGACATTGAGAAGCTGAAGAGCCAGTACCGAGCTCTGGCACGGGACAGTGCCCAAGCCAAGCGCAAGTACCAGGAGGCCAGCAAAG ACAAGGACCGTGACAAGGCCAAGGACAAGTACGTGCGCAGCCTGTGGAAGCTCTTTGCTCACCACAACCGCTATGTGCTGGGCGTGCGGGCTGCGCAGCtacaccaccagcaccaccaccagcTCCTGCTGCCCGGCCTGCTGCGGTCACTGCAGGACCTGCACGAGGAGATGGCTTGCATCCT GAAGGAGATCCTGCAGGAATACCTGGAGATTAGCAGCCTGGTGCAGGATGAGGTGGTGGCCATTCACCGGGAGATggctgcagctgctgcccgcATCCAGCCTGAGGCTGAGTACCAAGGCTTCCTGCGACAGTATGG GTCCGCACCTGACGTCCCACCCTGTGTCACATTCGATGAGTCACTGCTTGAGGAGGGTGAACCGCTGGAGCCTGGGGAGCTCCAGCTGAACGAGCTGACTGTGGAGAGCGTGCAGCACAC GCTGACCTCAGTGACAGATGAGCTGGCTGTGGCCACCGAGATGGTGTTCAGGCGGCAGGAGATGGTTACGCAGCTGCAACAGGAGCTCCGGAATGAAGAGGAGAACACCCACCCCCGGGAGCG GGTGCAGCTGCTGGGCAAGAGGCAAGTGCTGCAAGAAGCACTGCAGGGGCTGCAGGTAGCGCTGTGCAGCCAGGCCAAGCTGCAGGCCCAGCAGGAGTTGCTGCAGACCAAGCTGGAGCACCTGGGCCCCGGCGAGCCCCCGCCTGTGCTGCTCCTGCAGGATGACCGCCACTCCACGTCGTCCTCG GAGCAGGAGCGAGAGGGGGGAAGGACGCCCACGCTGGAGATCCTTAAGAGCCACATCTCAGGAATCTTCCGCCCCAAGTTCTCG CTCCCTCCACCGCTGCAGCTCGTTCCGGAGGTGCAGAAGCCCCTGCATGAGCAGCTGTGGTACCACGGGGCCATCCCGAGGGCGGAGGTGGCTGAGCTGCTGGTGCACTCTGGGGACTTCCTGGTGCGGGAGAGCCAGGGCAAGCAGGAGTACGTGCTGTCGGTGCTGTGGGATGGTCTGCCCCGGCACTTCATCATCCAGTCCCTGGAT AACCTGTACCGACTGGAAGGGGAAGGCTTTCCTAGCATTCCTTTGCTCATCGACCACCTACTGAGCACCCAGCAGCCCCTCACCAAGAAGAGTGGTGTCATCCTGCACAGGGCTGTGCCCAAG GACAAGTGGGTGCTGAACCATGAGGACCTGGTGTTGGGTGAGCAGATTGGACGG GGGAACTTTGGCGAAGTGTTCAGCGGACGCCTGCGAGCTGACAACACCCTGGTGGCGGTGAAGTCTTGTCGAGAGACGCTCCCACCTGACCTCAAGGCCAAGTTTCTACAGGAAGCGAG GATCCTGAAGCAGTACAGCCACCCCAACATCGTGCGTCTCATTGGTGTCTGCACCCAGAAGCAGCCCATCTACATCGTCATGGAGCTTGTGCAGG GGGGAGACTTCCTGACCTTCCTCCGCACGGAGGGGGCCCGCCTGCGGGTGAAGACTCTGCTGCAGATGGTGGGGGATGCAGCTGCTGGCATGGAGTACCTGGAGAGCAAGTGCTGCATCCACCG GGACCTGGCTGCTCGGAACTGCCTGGTGACCGAGAAGAATGTCCTGAAGATCAGTGACTTTGGGATGTCCCGAGAGGAAGCTGATGGGGTCTATGCAGCCTCAGGGGGCCTCAGACAAGTCCCCGTGAAGTGGACTGCACCTGAGGCCCTTAACTATG GCCGCTACTCCTCCGAAAGCGACGTGTGGAGCTTTGGCATCTTGCTCTGGGAGACCTTCAGCCTGGGGGCCTCCCCCTATCCCAACCTCAGCAATCAGCAGACACGGGAGTTTG
- the FES gene encoding tyrosine-protein kinase Fes/Fps isoform X3, translated as MGFSSELCSPQGHGVLQQMQEAELRLLEGMRKWMAQRVKSDREYAGLLHHMSLQDSGGQSRAISPDSPISQSWAEITSQTEGLSRLLRQHAEDLNSGPLSKLSLLIRERQQLRKTYSEQWQQLQQELTKTHSQDIEKLKSQYRALARDSAQAKRKYQEASKDKDRDKAKDKYVRSLWKLFAHHNRYVLGVRAAQLHHQHHHQLLLPGLLRSLQDLHEEMACILKEILQEYLEISSLVQDEVVAIHREMAAAAARIQPEAEYQGFLRQYGLTSVTDELAVATEMVFRRQEMVTQLQQELRNEEENTHPRERVQLLGKRQVLQEALQGLQVALCSQAKLQAQQELLQTKLEHLGPGEPPPVLLLQDDRHSTSSSEQEREGGRTPTLEILKSHISGIFRPKFSLPPPLQLVPEVQKPLHEQLWYHGAIPRAEVAELLVHSGDFLVRESQGKQEYVLSVLWDGLPRHFIIQSLDGSRPLRMEAADPGSPALQNLYRLEGEGFPSIPLLIDHLLSTQQPLTKKSGVILHRAVPKDKWVLNHEDLVLGEQIGRGNFGEVFSGRLRADNTLVAVKSCRETLPPDLKAKFLQEARILKQYSHPNIVRLIGVCTQKQPIYIVMELVQGGDFLTFLRTEGARLRVKTLLQMVGDAAAGMEYLESKCCIHRDLAARNCLVTEKNVLKISDFGMSREEADGVYAASGGLRQVPVKWTAPEALNYGRYSSESDVWSFGILLWETFSLGASPYPNLSNQQTREFVEKGGRLPCPELCPDAVFRLMEQCWAYEPGQRPSFSTIYQELQSIRKRHR; from the exons ATGGGCTTCTCTTCCGAGCTGTGCAGCCCCCAGGGCCACGGGGTCCTGCAGCAAATGCAGGAGGCCGAGCTTCGTCTACTGGAGGGCATGAGAAAGTGGATGGCCCAGCGGGTCAAGAGTGACAGGGAGTATGCAGGACTGCTTCACCACATGTCCCTGCAGGACAGTGGGGGCCAGAGCCGGGCCATCAGCCCTGACAGCCCCATCAGTCAG TCCTGGGCTGAGATCACCAGCCAAACTGAGGGCCTGAGCCGGTTGCTGCGGCAGCATGCAGAGGATCTGAACTCAGGGCCCCTGAGCAAGCTGAGCCTGCTCATCCGAGAACGGCAGCAGCTTCGCAAGACCTACAGCGAGCAgtggcagcagctgcagcaggagCTCACCAAG aCCCACAGCCAGGACATTGAGAAGCTGAAGAGCCAGTACCGAGCTCTGGCACGGGACAGTGCCCAAGCCAAGCGCAAGTACCAGGAGGCCAGCAAAG ACAAGGACCGTGACAAGGCCAAGGACAAGTACGTGCGCAGCCTGTGGAAGCTCTTTGCTCACCACAACCGCTATGTGCTGGGCGTGCGGGCTGCGCAGCtacaccaccagcaccaccaccagcTCCTGCTGCCCGGCCTGCTGCGGTCACTGCAGGACCTGCACGAGGAGATGGCTTGCATCCT GAAGGAGATCCTGCAGGAATACCTGGAGATTAGCAGCCTGGTGCAGGATGAGGTGGTGGCCATTCACCGGGAGATggctgcagctgctgcccgcATCCAGCCTGAGGCTGAGTACCAAGGCTTCCTGCGACAGTATGG GCTGACCTCAGTGACAGATGAGCTGGCTGTGGCCACCGAGATGGTGTTCAGGCGGCAGGAGATGGTTACGCAGCTGCAACAGGAGCTCCGGAATGAAGAGGAGAACACCCACCCCCGGGAGCG GGTGCAGCTGCTGGGCAAGAGGCAAGTGCTGCAAGAAGCACTGCAGGGGCTGCAGGTAGCGCTGTGCAGCCAGGCCAAGCTGCAGGCCCAGCAGGAGTTGCTGCAGACCAAGCTGGAGCACCTGGGCCCCGGCGAGCCCCCGCCTGTGCTGCTCCTGCAGGATGACCGCCACTCCACGTCGTCCTCG GAGCAGGAGCGAGAGGGGGGAAGGACGCCCACGCTGGAGATCCTTAAGAGCCACATCTCAGGAATCTTCCGCCCCAAGTTCTCG CTCCCTCCACCGCTGCAGCTCGTTCCGGAGGTGCAGAAGCCCCTGCATGAGCAGCTGTGGTACCACGGGGCCATCCCGAGGGCGGAGGTGGCTGAGCTGCTGGTGCACTCTGGGGACTTCCTGGTGCGGGAGAGCCAGGGCAAGCAGGAGTACGTGCTGTCGGTGCTGTGGGATGGTCTGCCCCGGCACTTCATCATCCAGTCCCTGGAT GGCTCACGCCCCCTCAGAATGGAGGCTGCTGACCCCGGGTCCCCTGCCCTGCAGAACCTGTACCGACTGGAAGGGGAAGGCTTTCCTAGCATTCCTTTGCTCATCGACCACCTACTGAGCACCCAGCAGCCCCTCACCAAGAAGAGTGGTGTCATCCTGCACAGGGCTGTGCCCAAG GACAAGTGGGTGCTGAACCATGAGGACCTGGTGTTGGGTGAGCAGATTGGACGG GGGAACTTTGGCGAAGTGTTCAGCGGACGCCTGCGAGCTGACAACACCCTGGTGGCGGTGAAGTCTTGTCGAGAGACGCTCCCACCTGACCTCAAGGCCAAGTTTCTACAGGAAGCGAG GATCCTGAAGCAGTACAGCCACCCCAACATCGTGCGTCTCATTGGTGTCTGCACCCAGAAGCAGCCCATCTACATCGTCATGGAGCTTGTGCAGG GGGGAGACTTCCTGACCTTCCTCCGCACGGAGGGGGCCCGCCTGCGGGTGAAGACTCTGCTGCAGATGGTGGGGGATGCAGCTGCTGGCATGGAGTACCTGGAGAGCAAGTGCTGCATCCACCG GGACCTGGCTGCTCGGAACTGCCTGGTGACCGAGAAGAATGTCCTGAAGATCAGTGACTTTGGGATGTCCCGAGAGGAAGCTGATGGGGTCTATGCAGCCTCAGGGGGCCTCAGACAAGTCCCCGTGAAGTGGACTGCACCTGAGGCCCTTAACTATG GCCGCTACTCCTCCGAAAGCGACGTGTGGAGCTTTGGCATCTTGCTCTGGGAGACCTTCAGCCTGGGGGCCTCCCCCTATCCCAACCTCAGCAATCAGCAGACACGGGAGTTTG
- the FES gene encoding tyrosine-protein kinase Fes/Fps isoform X1: protein MGFSSELCSPQGHGVLQQMQEAELRLLEGMRKWMAQRVKSDREYAGLLHHMSLQDSGGQSRAISPDSPISQSWAEITSQTEGLSRLLRQHAEDLNSGPLSKLSLLIRERQQLRKTYSEQWQQLQQELTKTHSQDIEKLKSQYRALARDSAQAKRKYQEASKDKDRDKAKDKYVRSLWKLFAHHNRYVLGVRAAQLHHQHHHQLLLPGLLRSLQDLHEEMACILKEILQEYLEISSLVQDEVVAIHREMAAAAARIQPEAEYQGFLRQYGSAPDVPPCVTFDESLLEEGEPLEPGELQLNELTVESVQHTLTSVTDELAVATEMVFRRQEMVTQLQQELRNEEENTHPRERVQLLGKRQVLQEALQGLQVALCSQAKLQAQQELLQTKLEHLGPGEPPPVLLLQDDRHSTSSSEQEREGGRTPTLEILKSHISGIFRPKFSLPPPLQLVPEVQKPLHEQLWYHGAIPRAEVAELLVHSGDFLVRESQGKQEYVLSVLWDGLPRHFIIQSLDGSRPLRMEAADPGSPALQNLYRLEGEGFPSIPLLIDHLLSTQQPLTKKSGVILHRAVPKDKWVLNHEDLVLGEQIGRGNFGEVFSGRLRADNTLVAVKSCRETLPPDLKAKFLQEARILKQYSHPNIVRLIGVCTQKQPIYIVMELVQGGDFLTFLRTEGARLRVKTLLQMVGDAAAGMEYLESKCCIHRDLAARNCLVTEKNVLKISDFGMSREEADGVYAASGGLRQVPVKWTAPEALNYGRYSSESDVWSFGILLWETFSLGASPYPNLSNQQTREFVEKGGRLPCPELCPDAVFRLMEQCWAYEPGQRPSFSTIYQELQSIRKRHR, encoded by the exons ATGGGCTTCTCTTCCGAGCTGTGCAGCCCCCAGGGCCACGGGGTCCTGCAGCAAATGCAGGAGGCCGAGCTTCGTCTACTGGAGGGCATGAGAAAGTGGATGGCCCAGCGGGTCAAGAGTGACAGGGAGTATGCAGGACTGCTTCACCACATGTCCCTGCAGGACAGTGGGGGCCAGAGCCGGGCCATCAGCCCTGACAGCCCCATCAGTCAG TCCTGGGCTGAGATCACCAGCCAAACTGAGGGCCTGAGCCGGTTGCTGCGGCAGCATGCAGAGGATCTGAACTCAGGGCCCCTGAGCAAGCTGAGCCTGCTCATCCGAGAACGGCAGCAGCTTCGCAAGACCTACAGCGAGCAgtggcagcagctgcagcaggagCTCACCAAG aCCCACAGCCAGGACATTGAGAAGCTGAAGAGCCAGTACCGAGCTCTGGCACGGGACAGTGCCCAAGCCAAGCGCAAGTACCAGGAGGCCAGCAAAG ACAAGGACCGTGACAAGGCCAAGGACAAGTACGTGCGCAGCCTGTGGAAGCTCTTTGCTCACCACAACCGCTATGTGCTGGGCGTGCGGGCTGCGCAGCtacaccaccagcaccaccaccagcTCCTGCTGCCCGGCCTGCTGCGGTCACTGCAGGACCTGCACGAGGAGATGGCTTGCATCCT GAAGGAGATCCTGCAGGAATACCTGGAGATTAGCAGCCTGGTGCAGGATGAGGTGGTGGCCATTCACCGGGAGATggctgcagctgctgcccgcATCCAGCCTGAGGCTGAGTACCAAGGCTTCCTGCGACAGTATGG GTCCGCACCTGACGTCCCACCCTGTGTCACATTCGATGAGTCACTGCTTGAGGAGGGTGAACCGCTGGAGCCTGGGGAGCTCCAGCTGAACGAGCTGACTGTGGAGAGCGTGCAGCACAC GCTGACCTCAGTGACAGATGAGCTGGCTGTGGCCACCGAGATGGTGTTCAGGCGGCAGGAGATGGTTACGCAGCTGCAACAGGAGCTCCGGAATGAAGAGGAGAACACCCACCCCCGGGAGCG GGTGCAGCTGCTGGGCAAGAGGCAAGTGCTGCAAGAAGCACTGCAGGGGCTGCAGGTAGCGCTGTGCAGCCAGGCCAAGCTGCAGGCCCAGCAGGAGTTGCTGCAGACCAAGCTGGAGCACCTGGGCCCCGGCGAGCCCCCGCCTGTGCTGCTCCTGCAGGATGACCGCCACTCCACGTCGTCCTCG GAGCAGGAGCGAGAGGGGGGAAGGACGCCCACGCTGGAGATCCTTAAGAGCCACATCTCAGGAATCTTCCGCCCCAAGTTCTCG CTCCCTCCACCGCTGCAGCTCGTTCCGGAGGTGCAGAAGCCCCTGCATGAGCAGCTGTGGTACCACGGGGCCATCCCGAGGGCGGAGGTGGCTGAGCTGCTGGTGCACTCTGGGGACTTCCTGGTGCGGGAGAGCCAGGGCAAGCAGGAGTACGTGCTGTCGGTGCTGTGGGATGGTCTGCCCCGGCACTTCATCATCCAGTCCCTGGAT GGCTCACGCCCCCTCAGAATGGAGGCTGCTGACCCCGGGTCCCCTGCCCTGCAGAACCTGTACCGACTGGAAGGGGAAGGCTTTCCTAGCATTCCTTTGCTCATCGACCACCTACTGAGCACCCAGCAGCCCCTCACCAAGAAGAGTGGTGTCATCCTGCACAGGGCTGTGCCCAAG GACAAGTGGGTGCTGAACCATGAGGACCTGGTGTTGGGTGAGCAGATTGGACGG GGGAACTTTGGCGAAGTGTTCAGCGGACGCCTGCGAGCTGACAACACCCTGGTGGCGGTGAAGTCTTGTCGAGAGACGCTCCCACCTGACCTCAAGGCCAAGTTTCTACAGGAAGCGAG GATCCTGAAGCAGTACAGCCACCCCAACATCGTGCGTCTCATTGGTGTCTGCACCCAGAAGCAGCCCATCTACATCGTCATGGAGCTTGTGCAGG GGGGAGACTTCCTGACCTTCCTCCGCACGGAGGGGGCCCGCCTGCGGGTGAAGACTCTGCTGCAGATGGTGGGGGATGCAGCTGCTGGCATGGAGTACCTGGAGAGCAAGTGCTGCATCCACCG GGACCTGGCTGCTCGGAACTGCCTGGTGACCGAGAAGAATGTCCTGAAGATCAGTGACTTTGGGATGTCCCGAGAGGAAGCTGATGGGGTCTATGCAGCCTCAGGGGGCCTCAGACAAGTCCCCGTGAAGTGGACTGCACCTGAGGCCCTTAACTATG GCCGCTACTCCTCCGAAAGCGACGTGTGGAGCTTTGGCATCTTGCTCTGGGAGACCTTCAGCCTGGGGGCCTCCCCCTATCCCAACCTCAGCAATCAGCAGACACGGGAGTTTG